CCGAGGATGACGAATGAGTGTGCGCCGCGTGCTCTTTACTTCCGACGCACGGGATGACTATGTCTATTGGCAGGGGCAGGGGCAGGATCGCAAAACACTCAAGCGCATCAACCAGCTCATTCGCGACGCCCAGCGAACGCCGTTCGAAGGCATCGGCAAACCCGAACCACTGAAAGCCAATCTCTCCGGCTTCTGGTCGCGCCGTATCGACGACACGAACCGCCTGGTCTACGAGGCCGACGACCTTCAGATCAGCATCGTGTCCTGCCGCTACCACTACGAGTAGCATCGGCCAGCGCGTGCGGCCCTCACCCGCTTACGCCCCTGCGCATTTCAGTGGATCATGTAGCCCGTGCCGGCCCGTTGCAACCGCGCACGCCGCCCACGACAGACTGGAAGGAGACATGCCCATGCGCGATCGCGCCGCCCTCACCGCCCCTGCCACCCGCCATCCCGTCACGCGCCGCGTGGCACTCCTGTTTGCCGCCGCCGCGCTCGCGTTAGC
The sequence above is drawn from the Burkholderia stabilis genome and encodes:
- a CDS encoding Txe/YoeB family addiction module toxin codes for the protein MSVRRVLFTSDARDDYVYWQGQGQDRKTLKRINQLIRDAQRTPFEGIGKPEPLKANLSGFWSRRIDDTNRLVYEADDLQISIVSCRYHYE